In Variovorax sp. OAS795, a single window of DNA contains:
- a CDS encoding MaoC family dehydratase N-terminal domain-containing protein: MSTTTTERTFPKITENGLDELRERIGQKIGATAEPWCYEATRDNIRHYAHGIGDDNPLWCDPDYAAKSKYGGIIALPSFLFSTSRIVSGYVGGLPGVHAMWSGADWEWHKPVNRNDTIRTEAYLKDLVEHQTRFAGRAVQQTYHVDFFNQHGDKVAEADSWCFRTERDHAREQGSKYKEVRAKAPRRYTPEEIQEAYKLYAKEEVRGSTARYWEDVKEGEALPTMFKGPMTVTGFIAYAQGWGGLYIRANKLAWKLIDAHPGVGITNRFGIPDVPERVHWEEDFALEVGAPGAYDYGPERTSWLTHHLTNWAGDDGFLRKAHCKIRRHNPEGDMLFIKGHVKRKFVENGRHLVEISQEAHNQDDELSVLGSGVVELPTRG; this comes from the coding sequence ATGTCCACCACCACCACCGAAAGAACCTTCCCCAAGATCACCGAGAACGGCCTGGACGAACTGCGCGAGCGCATCGGCCAGAAGATCGGCGCCACCGCCGAGCCGTGGTGCTATGAAGCGACGCGCGACAACATCCGGCACTACGCGCACGGCATCGGCGACGACAACCCGCTCTGGTGCGACCCCGACTACGCGGCCAAGTCGAAATACGGCGGCATCATCGCGCTGCCGAGCTTCCTGTTCTCGACCAGCCGTATCGTCTCCGGCTATGTCGGCGGCCTGCCGGGGGTGCATGCCATGTGGTCGGGCGCGGACTGGGAGTGGCACAAGCCCGTCAACCGCAACGACACGATCCGCACCGAGGCCTATCTCAAGGACCTGGTCGAGCACCAGACCAGGTTCGCCGGCCGCGCGGTCCAGCAGACCTACCACGTCGACTTCTTCAACCAGCATGGCGACAAGGTCGCCGAGGCGGACAGCTGGTGCTTCCGCACCGAGCGGGACCATGCGCGCGAGCAGGGCAGCAAGTACAAGGAAGTGCGTGCGAAGGCGCCGCGCCGCTACACGCCCGAAGAAATCCAGGAGGCCTACAAGCTCTACGCCAAGGAGGAGGTGCGGGGCAGCACGGCGCGCTACTGGGAGGACGTGAAGGAGGGCGAGGCGCTGCCGACCATGTTCAAGGGACCGATGACCGTCACGGGCTTCATCGCGTATGCCCAGGGATGGGGTGGCCTGTACATCCGCGCGAACAAGCTGGCGTGGAAGCTGATCGACGCGCATCCCGGCGTGGGCATCACGAACCGATTCGGCATTCCCGACGTGCCCGAGCGCGTGCACTGGGAAGAGGACTTCGCACTGGAAGTCGGCGCACCCGGTGCCTACGACTACGGTCCCGAACGCACCTCGTGGCTCACGCACCACCTGACCAACTGGGCCGGCGACGACGGCTTCCTGCGCAAGGCGCACTGCAAGATCCGCCGCCACAACCCCGAGGGCGACATGCTGTTTATCAAGGGGCACGTCAAGCGCAAGTTCGTCGAGAACGGGCGCCACCTGGTGGAGATTTCGCAGGAAGCCCACAACCAGGACGACGAGCTTTCCGTGCTCGGCTCCGGCGTGGTCGAGCTGCCCACGCGCGGCTGA
- a CDS encoding CoA transferase, giving the protein MPNSSKRSAPGHGALAGLRVIDLSRVLAGPLCTQILSDHGAEVIKIEPPSGDETRTLGPPFDEEGDAAYFTAVNRGKRGMAMNLAHPEGRETLLHLLKDADVLVENFIPGTMQRWGLDFEDELKPRFPGLIYCAISGFGADGPLGGLPGYDAVLQAMCGIMSVNGDPSSGPTRMGIPIVDHLTGYSALTGILLALHHRDRTGCGQRVEATLFDTALSLLVPHAANWMYSDQVPGLLGQRASEHCPVRQIPVPGRTGLSRHSQRPPVREVLQRDAAGRADRRSALCEQRRKAAAPR; this is encoded by the coding sequence ATGCCAAATTCGTCCAAGCGAAGTGCCCCTGGGCACGGCGCGCTAGCCGGGCTGCGCGTCATCGACCTGTCGAGGGTCCTGGCTGGACCCTTGTGCACCCAGATCCTTTCGGACCATGGCGCCGAGGTGATCAAGATCGAACCGCCCTCGGGCGACGAGACGCGCACGCTCGGCCCGCCGTTCGACGAAGAAGGCGACGCGGCCTACTTCACGGCGGTGAACCGCGGCAAGCGCGGCATGGCCATGAACCTGGCCCACCCCGAAGGCCGCGAGACGCTGCTGCATCTGCTGAAGGATGCCGACGTGCTGGTGGAGAACTTCATCCCCGGCACGATGCAGCGCTGGGGGCTGGACTTCGAGGACGAACTGAAGCCGCGCTTTCCGGGCCTGATCTACTGCGCCATATCGGGTTTCGGCGCGGACGGCCCGTTGGGCGGACTGCCGGGCTACGACGCGGTGCTGCAGGCAATGTGCGGCATCATGAGCGTCAACGGCGACCCGTCGTCGGGGCCGACGCGCATGGGCATTCCCATCGTCGATCACCTGACGGGCTACAGCGCGCTCACGGGCATCCTGCTGGCGCTGCACCACCGAGACAGGACGGGCTGCGGCCAGCGCGTGGAGGCCACGCTGTTCGACACCGCATTGAGCCTGCTGGTGCCGCACGCGGCCAACTGGATGTACTCCGACCAGGTTCCGGGCTTGCTGGGGCAGCGCGCATCCGAACATTGCCCCGTACGACAAATTCCAGTGCCAGGACGGACTGGTCTTTCTCGGCATTCTCAACGACCGCCAGTTCGCGAAGTTCTGCAGCGTGATGCAGCTGGACGAGCTGATCGACGATCCGCGCTTTGCGAGCAACGCCGCAAGGCTGCAGCACCGCGATGA
- a CDS encoding CoA transferase, with translation MLNDRQFAKFCSVMQLDELIDDPRFASNAARLQHRDELRGRIELVLSAWPRESACSTLMRSGVPVGPVHTVLEAFSQPHAVHRGMQVKLDGYQGIGVPVRLSQTPGRPTGPPPRFGQHAREVLGEAGFDEGHIDHLQESGVCP, from the coding sequence ATTCTCAACGACCGCCAGTTCGCGAAGTTCTGCAGCGTGATGCAGCTGGACGAGCTGATCGACGATCCGCGCTTTGCGAGCAACGCCGCAAGGCTGCAGCACCGCGATGAACTGCGAGGCCGCATCGAACTCGTACTTTCAGCATGGCCGCGAGAGTCGGCGTGCAGCACGCTGATGCGAAGCGGCGTGCCGGTGGGACCGGTGCACACCGTGCTCGAGGCCTTCTCGCAACCGCACGCCGTGCACCGCGGCATGCAGGTGAAGCTCGACGGCTACCAGGGCATCGGAGTTCCCGTTCGCCTGTCGCAGACACCGGGCCGGCCGACCGGGCCTCCTCCGCGCTTCGGACAACACGCGCGAGAGGTCCTGGGCGAGGCCGGATTCGATGAAGGACACATCGACCACTTGCAGGAAAGCGGCGTCTGCCCGTAG